TCGGTGGCCTCGCGGTGCGGGGCGTTGTAGCCCTGCTCCGTATAGGTGTTGACGGCGTTCTTGTACTCGGCGCGCTTGTGGTAGCGCGGCGTCACGCCCAGCTTGGCGAAGGCGTCGCGGGCGAAGGGCGTCTCGAAGGTGAGGCCGGTGACGTTCAGGTCGCCTGACGGCTGGATGTAGACCTCGTCGAAGGCGGAGGCGACGTAGTACGCGAGCGTGGCGTTGTTCACCTCGCCGAAGCTGTCCGCGTAGGCCACGGCCTTCTTGCCGGTGGCGCGGAAGGCCTTCACCGCGTCGCGCAGCTCCTGCGCGGAGGCGGGGCTGCCGGGGTTGCCGATGCGCACCACCAGCGACTTCACGCGCGAGTCGGTGCCCGCCTTCTCCAGCGCGTCCACGACGTCGCGCACCGTGGCGGGGTCCTCACCGAAGGCGCCGGCGAGCGAGCTATCACTCACGTGCTCCGGCAGGGGGCTCTCCAGGTCCAGCTCCAGCACGAGGTTGGAGGGCACGCTCGGGCCGCTCGCCGACGCGAGCACCATCAGGCCGATGAGGCCCACCACGAAAAGAACGGACATCGCGCCGATGAAGGCCAGCGTGCCGACGAGAATTCGTTTCATCCGATGGGACTCCTGGTACGCGCGAGACAGGGGACGGCCCTGGCGGGCGGTCCTTACTACTTAACGGGCCGCGGCGACGATGCTTGCACGTCCCCGTCTGTTCGCGGCTTCGCGATGCGGCCTCTCGAATGGACCCGGTCCCCCAGGCTCCTCGCCGGGCGGAAGGGCGGGCGGACTCTCGCGGGAGGGCGCATCCGGGCTCAGCCGGTGGCCTCGGGCGTCGCACCGGGAAGCGGGCCTCCGCCCGTGGAGGAGCGGGGTTCGAGCTCCACCACGAGGGGCTGGCGGACGCCGAAGGGCAGCAGCCGGCAATTGGAGACATTGAGGAAGCGGGTGGGCAGGCCGGGCAGCGCGTACTCACCGTACGCCTCGTGGATGTGGCCGAAGACATGGAGCTGGGGCCGCGCCTGGCGCACGCGGACCAGCAGGTCCTCACAGCCCGCGGCGGTGCCGGTGAAGGTCCGGTCCCCGAGCCCCGCGGGAGGGCCATGGGTGATGAGCACGTCGAGGCCCTCGGGGATGCGGTCCCAGTGGGCGCGGATGTCCGGGCCGCGGTCGCGGTTGAAGGCCCAGCGGCCGAAGCGCGGCGTGATGGGCGAGCCCCAGAGGCGCAGCCCCGCGATGACGGCCGCCTCGTCATCGAGATAGTGCACGCCTGCCTCGCGGGTGAGCGCGCGGGCCAGCTCGGGCTCCTGCTCGAAGATGAAGTCGTGGTTGCCCGCGATGAGCACCTTCTCCCGGGCCTCGCGGGTGGAGAACCACTTCAGGAAGGCGTCCAGCTGTGGCCGCGTCCCCCGGTGCGAGAAGTCCCCCGCGTGGATGAGCACGTCACATGGAGGCACCTCGAGGGCCTCGTGACGCATGTGCGTATCGGAGAGGAGCACCAGCCGCATCCATGTCCCTTCGTGGGTCGCCGCCGGGAAGGTTAATCGGTGCCCGGGGTGGTCGCGATGAAAGCACCCCGGGCTCGGCTCCATTTACGTTCGCGACGGGTCAGGCCGGCTGCGGATCATGCCCCCGTCGCAGATGGTCCTCGAAGCGGCCACGGTCTTCCAGAACCTCATCCGCGAGCTTGTTCAACGTGCGGCCAATCCTCGCGAGATGTTTCTCGTGGAGTTCTCGGGTCGAGCGAAAAGCCTGGGCAAGACCCCCCATGTCCTTATTGGTCTGACTGAACGCCGCCGCGAGGCGACTGAACTCCGCCGCGAGTCCTTGGAACTGCTCCTCGACGACCTGGAACTGCCGGTCGACTCGCTCGTTCGCCGCAACCCCCTGTTGCCGCAGGTCTTCCACTTCCTGAAGAAGCTGCATCAACACATCCCTGCCCGTAGCCATCGCCATTGCTCCTCCCGCCCGCCGGGGTTGGCTTCCGGCGGGACGTCATGCACCCTACCAACCCAATCTGACACGGCGGCTGACGCGGAGACGACCTGTAAGGTCCGGTGACTCCCGGCAGCCCTGATCATCCGCCACGATGATCAGCGCCCCGTGCCATGCCCCCAGAGTAGCCGGTTCATGCCCGCAGTCAACCTCACAGGGTACAAGTCCGGCACACAACCCAGCACGTCAACTCGCGCCCCGGAAGCCACGGCTCGGGATGGCGGTAGGCCCATATCGGGTTAGAAGCCCGTGCACTCCCAGAAGACCCGCGAGGACCGCATGCAGCGTCGTACCCCGCTCTCCCTCTTGGCCGCCCTGCTGGTGGCCTCCACCCCGGTGTGGGCGCAGGCCCCTGCCCCCTCGGCCGTCCGAGCCCCCACCGCCAGGACCGCCGCGCCGGCGAAGGGCAAGGCGCTCGCCCCGGTGGCGAGCGTGGAGGGCATCACCGAGTACCGCCTGCCCAACGGGCTGCG
This DNA window, taken from Pyxidicoccus xibeiensis, encodes the following:
- a CDS encoding metallophosphoesterase family protein, which codes for MRLVLLSDTHMRHEALEVPPCDVLIHAGDFSHRGTRPQLDAFLKWFSTREAREKVLIAGNHDFIFEQEPELARALTREAGVHYLDDEAAVIAGLRLWGSPITPRFGRWAFNRDRGPDIRAHWDRIPEGLDVLITHGPPAGLGDRTFTGTAAGCEDLLVRVRQARPQLHVFGHIHEAYGEYALPGLPTRFLNVSNCRLLPFGVRQPLVVELEPRSSTGGGPLPGATPEATG